In Bacillus cytotoxicus NVH 391-98, the following are encoded in one genomic region:
- a CDS encoding C40 family peptidase has product MKKYLAGLAAVSVAGGAAPTLDSVQAAPEQTPQKPATQSVQVATSNGSSYTVTADVLHVRSGSGTSHQIISRVYNGQKLNVIGQENGWFKINLNGKTGYVSGEFVSQGGAAKTNVSTGGNNKVTADVLRVRTSPSTSSSIIGRVYEGQTLHVIGQENGWLKINHNGQTGYVSSQFVSGASASANSANNNSNSATVQPASGNYTVNVSSLRVRTGPSTSHTILGSVRKGQVVQVVGEVQDWFKINYAGQSAYISKDYVTKGGSNDNVIQGSQEEPKYQNGNHVTVQTGGTYVVNATSLRVRTGPATYHSVIGGVLNGQTLHVIGSENGWFKINHQGQTGYVSSEFVKFVKGGTAQPEQPKQQAPQTQGAIGDYYVNASALNVRSGEGTNYRIIGALPHGHKVQVLSENSGWSKINYNGQTGYIGTRFLSKTPVGGAVETKPNTPSNMQNNTNTNNSGNNSSILAYAKSMAGVPYVWGGTSANGVDCSGYIFHVYKKFGHNISRQSVAGYWSSLPKTSNPQPGDLIYFQNTYKSGPSHMGIYLGGGSFIQAGDNGVAVASLSNSYWKNHFLGYTKAP; this is encoded by the coding sequence ATGAAAAAATATCTTGCCGGTCTTGCGGCGGTGTCTGTAGCAGGAGGAGCAGCTCCAACACTTGATAGTGTTCAAGCTGCCCCAGAGCAAACTCCACAAAAGCCTGCTACACAATCCGTTCAAGTCGCAACATCAAATGGTTCAAGTTACACTGTAACTGCTGATGTATTACACGTTCGTTCAGGTTCTGGTACTTCTCATCAGATTATCTCTCGCGTATACAATGGGCAGAAGTTAAATGTTATTGGTCAAGAAAATGGTTGGTTCAAAATTAACTTAAATGGAAAAACTGGTTATGTTAGCGGTGAGTTCGTTTCACAAGGCGGTGCAGCAAAAACAAATGTAAGCACAGGTGGAAACAACAAAGTAACTGCTGATGTATTGCGTGTACGTACAAGTCCTAGCACTTCTAGTTCTATTATAGGTCGTGTGTACGAAGGGCAAACATTACACGTAATCGGTCAAGAGAATGGCTGGCTTAAAATTAACCATAATGGACAAACTGGTTACGTAAGCAGCCAATTTGTATCTGGTGCTTCTGCAAGCGCTAACTCTGCAAATAACAATAGTAATTCTGCAACTGTACAACCAGCAAGCGGAAACTATACGGTAAACGTATCTTCTCTTCGCGTTCGTACAGGGCCTAGCACTTCTCACACTATTTTAGGATCTGTTCGTAAAGGACAAGTTGTACAAGTTGTTGGTGAAGTTCAAGATTGGTTTAAAATTAACTATGCAGGACAATCAGCTTACATTAGTAAAGACTATGTAACAAAAGGTGGCTCTAACGACAATGTAATTCAAGGAAGTCAAGAAGAGCCAAAATATCAAAATGGTAATCATGTAACTGTACAAACTGGCGGAACTTACGTTGTAAATGCAACATCTTTACGCGTTCGTACGGGTCCAGCTACATACCATAGCGTAATCGGTGGTGTATTAAACGGACAAACATTACACGTAATTGGTAGCGAAAATGGTTGGTTTAAAATTAATCACCAAGGTCAAACCGGGTATGTGAGTAGTGAATTTGTAAAATTTGTTAAGGGCGGAACCGCTCAGCCAGAACAACCTAAACAACAAGCACCTCAAACGCAGGGAGCGATTGGAGATTATTATGTAAATGCCTCCGCCCTCAATGTACGTAGCGGCGAAGGTACAAACTACCGAATTATCGGTGCTCTTCCTCACGGCCATAAGGTTCAAGTGCTTTCTGAAAACTCTGGTTGGAGTAAAATTAACTATAACGGACAAACTGGTTATATCGGAACTCGCTTCTTATCTAAAACACCAGTTGGTGGTGCTGTAGAAACAAAACCTAACACACCATCTAACATGCAAAACAATACCAATACAAATAATAGTGGTAATAACTCATCGATCCTTGCATATGCAAAATCGATGGCAGGTGTTCCATACGTATGGGGCGGAACTTCTGCTAATGGTGTGGATTGTAGCGGTTATATTTTCCATGTATATAAGAAATTTGGTCATAACATTAGCCGTCAAAGTGTGGCAGGATATTGGAGCAGCCTACCAAAGACTTCAAATCCACAGCCAGGCGACTTAATTTATTTCCAAAACACTTATAAATCAGGTCCTTCCCACATGGGTATTTACCTTGGGGGCGGATCATTTATCCAAGCTGGAGATAACGGTGTAGCTGTTGCTTCATTAAGTAACTCTTATTGGAAGAATCATTTCTTAGGTTACACGAAAGCACCTTAA
- a CDS encoding NupC/NupG family nucleoside CNT transporter, with protein sequence MNFLWGIGGVIGVLAIAFLLSSNRKAINWRTILIALALQITFSFIVLRWDAGKAGLKIASDGVQGLINFSYEGIKFVAGDLVNTKGPWGFVFVIQALLPIVFISSLVAILYYFGIMQKFVSIVGGALSKLLGTSKAESLNAVTTVFLGQTEAPILIKPYLARLTNSEFFAVMVSGMTAVAGSVLVGYAAMGISLEHLLAAAIMAAPSSLLIAKLIMPETETPDNNVKLSTEREDANVIDAAARGASEGMHLVINVAAMLMAFIALIAVLNGLLGWVGSLFHIKLSLDLIFGYLLSPFAILIGISPNEAVQAAGFIGQKLAINEFVAYASLGPHMSELSDKTVMILTFAICGFANFSSIAIQLGVTGTLAPTRRKQIAQLGIKAVIAGTLANFLNAAVAGMMFL encoded by the coding sequence ATGAATTTTTTATGGGGAATTGGCGGTGTGATTGGAGTATTAGCAATCGCATTTTTATTATCTTCCAATCGCAAAGCTATTAATTGGCGCACAATCTTAATTGCGCTAGCACTACAAATTACATTTTCCTTCATCGTATTACGATGGGATGCTGGAAAAGCTGGATTAAAGATCGCTTCTGATGGCGTCCAGGGTCTAATTAACTTTTCTTATGAGGGGATTAAATTTGTCGCTGGTGACTTAGTAAATACAAAAGGCCCTTGGGGATTTGTATTCGTAATTCAAGCACTACTTCCAATTGTATTTATTAGTTCATTAGTAGCCATTTTATATTACTTTGGTATTATGCAAAAATTTGTAAGTATCGTTGGTGGTGCATTAAGTAAACTTCTCGGAACTTCTAAAGCCGAAAGTTTAAATGCTGTAACAACTGTTTTCTTAGGACAAACAGAAGCACCAATTTTAATTAAACCGTACTTAGCACGCTTAACAAATAGTGAATTCTTTGCCGTTATGGTAAGCGGTATGACAGCGGTTGCTGGATCCGTTCTTGTCGGCTATGCAGCTATGGGAATTTCGCTTGAGCATTTATTAGCAGCGGCAATCATGGCAGCACCTTCAAGTTTATTAATTGCAAAATTAATAATGCCGGAAACAGAAACACCAGATAACAACGTAAAGCTTTCTACCGAACGTGAAGATGCAAACGTTATTGATGCAGCTGCACGAGGTGCATCTGAAGGGATGCACCTCGTAATTAACGTAGCGGCAATGTTAATGGCTTTCATCGCATTAATTGCTGTACTGAACGGCCTATTAGGATGGGTTGGTTCTTTGTTCCATATTAAATTAAGCCTAGATTTAATCTTTGGCTATTTATTATCACCATTCGCTATCTTAATCGGGATTTCACCAAACGAAGCTGTACAAGCAGCTGGTTTCATCGGTCAGAAACTTGCCATTAACGAATTCGTTGCTTATGCAAGTCTAGGACCACATATGTCAGAGCTCTCTGATAAGACCGTTATGATCTTAACATTTGCAATCTGTGGTTTTGCAAACTTCTCTTCTATTGCAATTCAATTAGGTGTAACAGGAACACTTGCTCCAACGCGCCGAAAACAAATTGCACAATTAGGGATTAAAGCAGTGATCGCTGGTACATTAGCGAACTTCTTAAACGCAGCAGTTGCAGGTATGATGTTCTTATAA
- a CDS encoding glycosyltransferase family 2 protein: MMTLIIFLFFLLFCILVFLISIVFSIKYVLICTAFLFSALLAYYSLLTIAGLIHRNRKKKERVLDHYPSVDIFIPAHNEGIVMKDTLEAMVKIEYPGQLTIYLLNDNSQDETPEIGDAFDRDYAHIRHIRVPPGEPKGKSRVLNYGLSISNGKYFCVYDADNQPEPHALRMLVEYAETTENAVGAVGHVRTINEKRNWLTRMISLEFQIFQLLMQSGRWLLFQTGSLTGTNMLLRRSALEELGGYDPYAIAEDAELTLRITQQGYVLPIVPESVTWEQEPEHLKILIKQRTRWLQGNLYILEKIFSSFHFFKGKLLVHSLQQVLVYLVFWLFLIISNIWFIVGLLGLFHIHYTIPLLFMWYVAYITYTAQLFSSQSVERTFTPINIFISIIMYFTYAQLFTYLFIRSLILYLRAKSKKQVIGWDKTVRFKKEK; the protein is encoded by the coding sequence ATGATGACACTCATTATTTTCCTATTCTTTCTCTTATTTTGCATACTTGTCTTTTTAATTAGCATCGTCTTCTCTATTAAATATGTTTTAATTTGTACTGCTTTCTTATTTTCAGCCCTACTTGCTTATTATTCATTATTAACGATTGCAGGGCTGATTCATCGAAATAGAAAGAAGAAAGAACGTGTATTGGACCATTATCCGAGTGTCGATATTTTCATTCCAGCACATAACGAAGGGATCGTTATGAAAGATACACTAGAAGCAATGGTCAAGATTGAATATCCAGGTCAACTCACCATTTATCTATTAAATGATAACTCACAGGACGAAACACCCGAAATTGGAGATGCATTCGATAGGGATTATGCTCATATTCGTCACATCCGCGTTCCTCCAGGCGAACCAAAAGGGAAATCACGCGTATTAAATTATGGCCTTAGCATTTCGAATGGTAAATATTTTTGTGTATATGATGCTGACAATCAGCCTGAACCACATGCATTGCGAATGCTTGTAGAATACGCTGAAACAACCGAGAACGCAGTTGGTGCAGTTGGACATGTTCGAACGATAAATGAGAAACGAAATTGGTTAACACGAATGATTTCACTAGAATTTCAAATTTTCCAGCTTCTCATGCAATCCGGACGCTGGCTGTTATTTCAAACCGGTTCTCTTACCGGGACAAATATGCTTCTTCGTCGGTCTGCTTTAGAAGAACTCGGTGGCTATGATCCATATGCAATTGCGGAAGATGCAGAACTGACATTACGAATTACGCAACAAGGCTATGTATTACCAATCGTCCCTGAATCTGTTACTTGGGAACAAGAACCAGAGCACTTAAAAATTTTGATTAAACAACGAACACGCTGGCTACAAGGAAACTTATACATTTTGGAAAAAATATTTTCTTCATTCCATTTCTTTAAAGGAAAGTTGCTTGTCCATTCCTTACAGCAGGTACTCGTTTACCTTGTCTTTTGGTTATTTCTCATTATCTCGAATATTTGGTTCATTGTAGGATTACTCGGTCTATTTCACATTCACTATACCATTCCATTACTATTTATGTGGTATGTCGCATATATTACGTATACTGCCCAACTATTTAGTTCACAAAGTGTTGAAAGAACATTTACACCAATTAATATTTTCATTAGTATCATTATGTACTTTACCTATGCCCAACTCTTTACTTACTTATTTATTCGCAGCCTCATTCTTTATTTGCGTGCAAAAAGTAAAAAACAAGTCATCGGTTGGGATAAAACGGTTCGATTCAAAAAAGAGAAGTAG
- the opuD gene encoding glycine betaine transporter OpuD — MRKLTKTFIVSLVLCLAFTIWGIIPESVIGKGSLGNVTTAIQHVLVSKFGWFYIISVSIFLGISIFLIVSKYGSIRLGKDDDEPDYSYLTWFAMLFSAGMGIGLIFWGVAEPLNHLYAPPYGESATEQSARLALRFSFFHWGLHPWGLYALVALCIAYFTFRKGKPSTISATVGSLFKSGEHGRVAHIFDVLAVFATVFGVATSLGLGAQQIAGGIGYLTPIPNSLTTQLVIIGAVTILFMLSAQTGLDKGIKYLSNTNIILAFALMVILLFAGPTNFIMNYFTSTIGAYIQELPSMSFRLSPLDKSGNQWIQSWTIFYWAWWIAWSPFVGTFIARVSRGRTIREFVIGVLLVPTLIGALWFSVFGGTGIHMELFDHANIYEQIKEMGTEIGLFAVFDHMGSIGPLLSVLAILLISTFFITSADSATFVLGMLTTHGSLNPPNRIKLIWGIVQAALAAILLYVGGLAALQTASIIAAFPFAFVIFFMVASLFKELQKEGRHRQRK, encoded by the coding sequence ATGAGGAAACTGACGAAAACATTTATTGTTTCATTGGTATTATGTCTTGCATTTACGATTTGGGGGATTATTCCTGAATCAGTGATTGGAAAAGGAAGTTTAGGAAATGTCACAACTGCTATTCAGCATGTGTTAGTTAGTAAGTTTGGTTGGTTTTATATTATTTCTGTTTCTATTTTCCTAGGGATTTCTATCTTTTTAATCGTTTCAAAATACGGTTCAATTCGTTTAGGGAAAGATGATGATGAACCTGATTATAGTTATTTAACATGGTTTGCCATGTTATTTAGTGCTGGTATGGGGATTGGACTGATTTTCTGGGGCGTTGCGGAACCATTAAATCATTTATATGCACCACCATATGGAGAAAGTGCTACAGAACAAAGTGCCCGTCTGGCACTGCGCTTCTCATTTTTCCATTGGGGATTACATCCTTGGGGACTATATGCACTTGTAGCGCTTTGTATTGCGTATTTTACATTCCGAAAAGGAAAGCCAAGTACAATTAGTGCGACCGTAGGCTCTTTATTTAAGAGTGGAGAACATGGGCGCGTTGCACATATATTTGATGTATTAGCTGTTTTTGCAACAGTGTTTGGTGTTGCAACTTCGTTAGGACTTGGTGCACAACAAATCGCGGGCGGTATTGGGTATTTAACGCCGATACCGAATTCATTAACAACACAACTCGTGATTATTGGTGCTGTAACAATTCTGTTTATGTTATCTGCTCAAACAGGATTGGATAAAGGGATTAAATATTTAAGTAATACGAATATTATTTTAGCCTTTGCACTAATGGTAATTCTATTATTTGCAGGTCCAACGAATTTTATTATGAACTATTTCACTTCGACAATTGGGGCTTACATTCAGGAGTTACCAAGCATGAGTTTTCGATTAAGTCCATTAGATAAAAGCGGAAATCAATGGATTCAATCATGGACAATTTTCTATTGGGCATGGTGGATTGCATGGTCACCATTCGTTGGGACGTTTATTGCTCGTGTATCGCGCGGACGTACAATTCGAGAGTTTGTAATTGGTGTACTGCTCGTTCCAACATTAATTGGGGCACTTTGGTTCTCTGTTTTTGGTGGTACTGGTATTCATATGGAATTATTTGACCATGCAAATATTTATGAACAAATTAAAGAGATGGGAACAGAAATTGGATTATTCGCTGTGTTCGATCATATGGGAAGTATCGGTCCTCTGTTATCAGTACTTGCAATTCTCTTGATTTCAACGTTCTTTATTACATCGGCGGATTCTGCGACATTTGTTCTTGGTATGCTAACGACACACGGTAGTTTGAATCCACCAAATCGCATTAAGTTGATTTGGGGTATTGTTCAAGCGGCGTTAGCAGCAATTTTACTTTATGTCGGTGGTTTAGCTGCATTACAGACAGCTTCTATTATCGCAGCATTTCCATTTGCATTTGTTATCTTCTTTATGGTAGCTTCGTTATTTAAAGAGCTACAAAAAGAAGGGCGGCATCGCCAACGTAAATGA
- a CDS encoding cell wall-binding protein EntA, with the protein MKKLIGIATAAVFGLGIFTTSASAETVVTTDVLNVRENPTTESKVVGKVLNGHKLDVINTENGWSQIKFNGKDVFVSAEFTKSIYYVTANVLNVRAEANTNSEILGTLKKDDKIETTNQVQNGWLQFEYNGKTAYVHVPFLTGEAPVVPVVEKQETQAPAKSAAQAKPVMQVKAAATSAPAGGRELTVVATAYTAHPSENGGTYGGRVLTAMGHDLTANPNMKMIAVDPKVIPLGSKVWVEGYGEAIAGDTGGAIKGNRIDVLVGSDSAANKWGRKTVKVKILK; encoded by the coding sequence ATGAAAAAATTAATTGGTATAGCAACAGCAGCAGTTTTTGGTCTTGGGATTTTCACTACTTCTGCTAGTGCAGAAACTGTTGTAACAACAGACGTACTAAATGTACGAGAAAACCCAACTACGGAATCAAAAGTTGTAGGAAAAGTATTAAATGGTCATAAACTAGATGTTATAAATACAGAAAACGGATGGTCACAAATTAAATTCAATGGTAAAGACGTATTCGTAAGTGCAGAGTTCACAAAAAGCATCTACTATGTAACTGCTAACGTATTAAATGTACGTGCAGAAGCAAACACAAATTCAGAAATTCTTGGTACGTTAAAGAAAGATGATAAAATCGAAACAACGAACCAAGTACAAAATGGATGGTTACAATTTGAATATAACGGGAAAACAGCTTATGTTCATGTTCCTTTCTTAACAGGTGAAGCTCCTGTAGTTCCTGTAGTAGAAAAACAAGAAACACAAGCTCCTGCTAAATCAGCTGCACAAGCAAAACCTGTCATGCAAGTGAAAGCAGCTGCTACAAGTGCGCCTGCTGGCGGCCGTGAATTAACGGTTGTAGCGACAGCATATACAGCTCATCCAAGTGAAAACGGCGGCACATATGGTGGTCGTGTATTAACTGCAATGGGTCATGACCTAACAGCAAATCCAAATATGAAAATGATTGCTGTTGACCCAAAAGTGATTCCATTAGGATCAAAAGTATGGGTAGAAGGTTATGGAGAAGCAATCGCTGGTGATACTGGCGGTGCAATTAAAGGTAACCGTATCGACGTTCTAGTTGGTTCAGATAGCGCTGCTAACAAATGGGGACGTAAAACGGTAAAAGTAAAAATTTTAAAATAA
- a CDS encoding DUF3910 family protein, translated as MNLQAKIDWIGTPKSYLYKDDDMTYDATSIDFSIEQDDNRYKLLILKHDEKTHYKMIQYGVKPGSQKPFPIDIPFRTDMLPFINKILQDPYVQAVLS; from the coding sequence ATGAACTTACAAGCAAAAATAGACTGGATTGGAACTCCAAAGTCTTACCTATATAAAGATGATGATATGACATACGATGCAACCTCTATTGATTTCTCGATTGAACAAGATGATAACCGCTATAAATTACTTATACTAAAGCATGATGAAAAGACACATTACAAAATGATTCAATATGGTGTTAAGCCCGGGTCACAAAAACCATTTCCAATCGATATTCCCTTCCGAACAGACATGCTTCCATTCATTAACAAAATTCTACAAGATCCTTATGTACAAGCCGTATTATCCTAA
- a CDS encoding SWIM zinc finger family protein produces MLQHSITKDEIMMIANEFVQGLDPQQAADQEHVANARHLYRSGVVYNVDFDGYTLSGTVETDSNIYSVHIPIRNVSNSYCDCFAPTQCEHMLAVLLSAASSFGKVGDVLKLFKNKTKPSQTPIRTARQLLQSSSFAETDYTSWYSYFDSEYETFKKEQARLTYKQMYFLMSIFTDFYMKLERKAPRVVAIHELYKLHGALYSFQKLLEEVKEFETKKIYSYHQPINVIHLFVDKVESIVRDFKSEPAPAECEPILQETARLVHTMFFSADSYTQERFFIYRHIWGELLTENLLLEEEKKRIDTKMHPLSKALASSHLLFLKRNDEGAMERLEKQPAFVVSLYFDWLEELLSTMQWDRAKNWLSFTYKQVKKTIQDQADTIFVEDIVRLFVMMYETYATQMNEQAGLEMILQDLLPYSFANYEQYALAKKQYHTWTELHLLHGLEAIEVLKEPLKEIEKEAPEAALPLYHLATVQAIEERNRKSYRRAVRYLKKLRMLYKRLKRTDEWNAFIIQIANLHSRLRALQEELRKGKLIDDQTN; encoded by the coding sequence ATGCTGCAACATTCAATTACGAAAGATGAGATTATGATGATTGCAAATGAATTTGTTCAAGGATTAGATCCGCAGCAGGCGGCTGATCAAGAACATGTTGCGAACGCTCGTCATTTATATCGCAGCGGTGTTGTCTATAATGTGGATTTTGATGGGTATACGCTATCAGGGACGGTAGAGACTGATAGCAACATATATAGCGTTCACATTCCCATTCGCAATGTATCAAACAGTTATTGCGATTGTTTTGCACCTACACAATGCGAGCATATGCTTGCCGTCTTATTATCAGCTGCTTCTAGTTTTGGAAAAGTGGGCGATGTATTAAAATTATTTAAAAATAAAACAAAACCATCGCAAACACCAATTCGAACGGCTCGACAACTGCTACAATCCTCCTCTTTTGCAGAAACGGATTATACAAGTTGGTATTCATACTTTGACTCTGAATATGAGACATTTAAGAAAGAGCAGGCGCGTCTTACTTATAAACAAATGTATTTTCTAATGAGTATTTTTACAGATTTTTACATGAAATTGGAGCGGAAAGCACCGCGCGTTGTTGCGATCCATGAGTTATATAAACTGCACGGCGCGTTATATTCTTTTCAAAAACTATTAGAAGAAGTCAAGGAGTTTGAAACAAAAAAAATCTATTCTTATCATCAACCCATTAACGTAATTCATCTATTTGTAGATAAAGTGGAGTCCATTGTACGAGATTTCAAATCAGAACCTGCACCTGCTGAATGTGAACCCATCTTGCAGGAAACGGCTCGGCTCGTACATACCATGTTCTTCTCAGCAGACTCCTATACACAAGAAAGATTCTTTATTTACCGTCATATATGGGGAGAACTCTTAACAGAGAACCTTCTCCTTGAGGAAGAAAAGAAACGAATTGATACAAAGATGCACCCGCTCTCAAAAGCACTCGCATCTTCACACCTACTCTTTCTAAAGCGAAATGATGAAGGAGCGATGGAACGATTAGAGAAACAACCCGCATTCGTCGTTAGTCTTTATTTTGATTGGCTAGAAGAATTGCTAAGTACGATGCAATGGGATCGTGCAAAAAATTGGTTATCTTTCACATATAAACAAGTGAAAAAAACAATACAAGATCAAGCCGATACGATTTTTGTGGAAGATATCGTTCGTTTATTTGTCATGATGTATGAAACATATGCGACACAAATGAATGAACAAGCTGGGTTGGAAATGATTTTGCAAGATTTATTACCGTACAGCTTCGCGAATTATGAACAATATGCATTGGCAAAAAAACAGTATCACACATGGACGGAATTGCATCTCCTGCATGGCCTTGAAGCGATTGAAGTATTGAAGGAGCCGCTAAAAGAAATTGAAAAAGAAGCACCTGAAGCAGCGCTCCCTCTTTATCATCTTGCTACAGTACAAGCAATTGAGGAACGAAATCGAAAGTCTTATCGCCGCGCTGTTCGCTATTTAAAAAAATTACGCATGCTATATAAACGTC